From the Triticum urartu cultivar G1812 chromosome 4, Tu2.1, whole genome shotgun sequence genome, the window GGGCAATGGCGGAATCCAACTCGTACGAGGAGCAGCGCCGGAGGCAGGTGGAGGAGAACCGCCGGAAGCTGGATGAGCTGCGCCTGCACCACCTCTCCGCCGCCGTCCGCGAGGCCGCCGCCAGGCCCAGGCCCAAGCCCAAGCCCAGGCCGGTCCGTCAGATCCtctcccttcttcttccttgcctcCGGTCGGTCTTCCGTCTCTCCCGTACTTATATGACTCGTCCGCCGCCTCGGTGTCGCAGAAGCGGAAGGCCCCGGGGCCCGGCGAGCTCCGGCGGTCCGGCCGCGTCGCCGGCCTCCCGGAGCAGCCCAACTACCTCAAGGGCGCGCAGCAGCGCGACTACGAGGAAGTGTACGCCGCATATGACGCTCGTATTTGGAAAGGACCGACCGACGAACAGAGGGCCGCCGCCGTCGCCAAGGCCGAGGAGCTCCGGCGCCGGATCCACCGCATTCGCCGGCCCGCCTTCGTCAAGACCATGACCCACGTCTGCGCCAGCAGGGCAAAACCGATGGTATTGTATTGGAGCAAGAAAACTGAGGCAATGTGGTTCTTGGATCGGATGATTGTtgattttttttttgcgggggttATATTCGTTGTGACAGATGATCCCGACGCACTTCATCGAGCACCTCCCGGCGCACGATGAGGCGGTCGTCTTGGTGAATGAGGCGGATGTCGAGTTCAAAATGCTGTGCAGTGCCAGCAAACAGGGCAGGCAC encodes:
- the LOC125553024 gene encoding B3 domain-containing protein Os06g0194400-like; the encoded protein is MAESNSYEEQRRRQVEENRRKLDELRLHHLSAAVREAAARPRPKPKPRPKRKAPGPGELRRSGRVAGLPEQPNYLKGAQQRDYEEVYAAYDARIWKGPTDEQRAAAVAKAEELRRRIHRIRRPAFVKTMTHVCASRAKPMMIPTHFIEHLPAHDEAVVLVNEADVEFKMLCSASKQGRHRYLSKGWREFAVHHDLENGDCLVFHLIESAMFKVYIFRANPDYESDQTSDDSEDEQ